The proteins below come from a single Chitinophaga pinensis DSM 2588 genomic window:
- a CDS encoding PP2C family serine/threonine-protein phosphatase, whose product MTKHDQSFIESLLRHKGNTVRENQQALFEKFIQEEHILQAVQMIIKSQNDIVESWKERSMIDDILQKHITMPNGRVNKAYSFTFDPVALGLQEMGDFDWSIPPELGIAFDEATNTISGTPKQQGEFILSLLFRLKHHPADRAFSEKKIHLVVNPDPKSLWQYLPSDKEDKYWQPDQDAVTLPFGDRKLVIASKRGRSHAHEGKFRDDSFGCDFNAEKGWGIISVADGAGSAKYSRKGANIACKAAVTSFQELLASDRITILEEAIAAYLGDPSEDNQKKVSVQFIEQLGKLAFIAQGKIKQEAQDNGAEVKDYATTLIFALVKKYAAGYVISSFWVGDGGIGIYQDTTGEAFVMGTPDSGEFAGQTRFLTMSDIFANGAYVNRIRFKVVPDFTALLLMTDGITDPKFQTDANLQKNEVWRELWKDLNGINEDGAKVNFAGSPAEVQECLLSWLDFWSPGNHDDRTIAILY is encoded by the coding sequence ATGACGAAACACGATCAGTCTTTTATAGAATCATTGCTGAGGCACAAAGGCAATACTGTAAGGGAAAACCAGCAGGCATTGTTCGAAAAGTTTATACAGGAAGAACATATCCTTCAGGCCGTGCAGATGATTATAAAATCTCAAAACGATATAGTGGAATCCTGGAAAGAAAGATCAATGATCGACGATATCCTGCAGAAGCATATTACAATGCCAAATGGCAGGGTAAATAAAGCATACAGTTTCACATTTGATCCTGTGGCATTGGGATTACAGGAGATGGGCGACTTTGACTGGAGCATACCACCAGAACTGGGTATTGCTTTTGATGAAGCTACCAATACGATCTCCGGTACACCAAAGCAGCAGGGCGAATTTATATTGTCACTGTTGTTCCGTTTGAAGCATCATCCGGCTGACAGAGCATTTTCCGAAAAGAAAATACATCTTGTCGTGAACCCGGACCCGAAATCATTATGGCAGTATCTGCCTTCTGATAAAGAAGATAAATACTGGCAGCCCGATCAGGACGCGGTGACGCTACCTTTTGGCGACCGTAAGCTGGTTATTGCTTCAAAGAGAGGACGCAGTCATGCGCACGAAGGCAAGTTCAGAGATGATAGCTTTGGTTGCGATTTTAATGCTGAAAAGGGATGGGGTATCATATCCGTAGCCGATGGTGCAGGTTCTGCAAAATACAGCCGCAAAGGGGCTAATATAGCGTGTAAAGCGGCCGTGACCAGTTTCCAGGAACTGCTTGCCAGCGACAGGATTACTATACTGGAAGAAGCCATTGCTGCTTATCTTGGCGATCCCAGTGAAGATAACCAGAAAAAAGTGAGCGTACAGTTTATCGAGCAACTCGGCAAGCTGGCTTTCATCGCACAGGGAAAAATTAAACAGGAAGCCCAGGACAATGGAGCGGAAGTGAAAGATTATGCCACGACCCTTATTTTTGCCCTGGTGAAGAAATATGCTGCCGGTTATGTGATCAGCTCTTTCTGGGTAGGGGATGGCGGTATCGGCATCTACCAGGACACTACAGGCGAGGCTTTTGTCATGGGTACGCCTGATAGTGGTGAGTTTGCCGGACAGACGCGTTTCCTCACTATGTCTGATATTTTCGCGAACGGCGCTTATGTGAACCGTATCCGCTTCAAAGTAGTACCCGATTTCACAGCATTGCTGCTGATGACAGATGGTATTACTGATCCTAAGTTCCAGACGGACGCCAATCTCCAGAAAAATGAGGTCTGGCGCGAGCTGTGGAAGGATCTGAACGGCATCAATGAAGATGGTGCGAAAGTAAACTTTGCCGGTTCCCCCGCAGAAGTACAGGAATGCCTGCTTAGCTGGCTGGATTTCTGGTCTCCGGGCAATCATGACGATCGTACCATTGCTATTTTATACTGA
- a CDS encoding vWA domain-containing protein, with protein MRRLPVYLLLDTSGSMRGERIEAVKNGLQVLVSKLRQDPFALESVWISIITFDREVKQLLPLTALESLQLPEITTPESGPTNMGAALEMLCSKLDAEVAKGSDTQKGDWRPLLFLMTDGKPSDLAAFREVVPKVKSKNLAALVACAAGAEAQDSFLKELTDNVVHLDTADSSTLMSFFKWVSASIGTGNKSVGTTEEIQLPPPPAEVHVII; from the coding sequence ATGAGACGTCTTCCGGTATACCTGTTACTTGACACTTCCGGCTCCATGCGCGGCGAACGTATAGAAGCAGTGAAAAACGGATTGCAGGTATTGGTGTCAAAATTAAGACAGGACCCCTTTGCCCTGGAGTCAGTGTGGATCAGTATTATTACGTTTGATCGTGAAGTGAAACAGCTGCTGCCACTGACTGCTTTGGAGTCATTACAGTTACCCGAGATCACAACGCCTGAATCAGGGCCCACCAATATGGGCGCAGCGCTTGAAATGCTTTGCTCAAAACTGGATGCGGAAGTTGCAAAGGGCAGCGATACGCAGAAAGGCGACTGGCGCCCCTTACTGTTTCTGATGACGGATGGTAAGCCTTCCGACCTGGCGGCTTTCCGTGAAGTCGTGCCTAAAGTGAAAAGTAAAAACCTTGCTGCATTGGTCGCCTGTGCCGCCGGTGCAGAAGCGCAGGACAGTTTCCTGAAAGAACTGACTGATAATGTTGTACACCTCGATACCGCAGATAGCTCAACACTGATGTCCTTCTTTAAATGGGTATCAGCATCTATCGGTACCGGCAATAAGAGTGTGGGTACAACAGAAGAAATACAACTGCCACCACCACCGGCAGAAGTACATGTAATTATTTAA
- a CDS encoding phosphoribosyltransferase family protein, with the protein MKDVYALHSIVDDAHFPFDPAAYSCFKFGDGAVAEAFGTALATGFIATYGDRLSENEQLVVLPSPYTTIPTASYHMTTAFVKMLNRYLCMRGYNPADTAKIHRYKTYSIDYGALDMESRKALIINDKYHLDKEFLAGKTLIFTDDIRITGSHELIIRNLLKKFGLSNDAYYLYYAQLQNQDIHPNIENKLNYYSVHSLQSLEAVIGSSSFRFNTRVVKFILNAPFAEYEKLLMKQTHGFLQELADCCIGNNYHQMEEYRNNANFLFDHLQKKIPSWQSICKKEKEPISNYQNSLLA; encoded by the coding sequence ATGAAAGATGTTTATGCCTTACATAGCATTGTAGATGACGCTCATTTTCCGTTTGATCCTGCAGCTTACAGCTGCTTCAAATTTGGAGATGGCGCTGTTGCGGAGGCATTCGGTACTGCACTGGCTACAGGTTTCATTGCTACTTACGGAGACAGATTGTCAGAGAATGAACAGCTGGTCGTGTTACCCAGCCCATATACCACTATCCCTACTGCTTCTTATCATATGACGACAGCATTTGTAAAAATGCTGAACCGTTATTTATGCATGAGGGGATATAACCCGGCAGATACCGCTAAGATCCATCGCTATAAAACTTATAGCATTGACTATGGCGCGCTGGATATGGAAAGCAGGAAAGCGCTGATCATCAATGACAAATACCATCTGGATAAGGAATTTCTTGCAGGTAAAACGCTGATCTTTACAGATGACATCCGTATAACGGGTAGCCATGAACTGATCATCCGGAATCTGCTGAAGAAATTCGGGCTGAGCAACGATGCTTATTACCTGTACTATGCACAGTTGCAGAACCAGGATATTCATCCCAACATAGAAAATAAGTTAAACTACTATAGTGTACATTCCTTACAGAGTCTTGAAGCCGTGATAGGATCATCTTCCTTCCGCTTCAATACAAGAGTGGTGAAATTCATACTTAATGCGCCATTTGCTGAGTATGAAAAATTGCTGATGAAACAAACGCATGGGTTCCTGCAGGAGCTGGCGGATTGCTGCATTGGTAATAATTATCACCAGATGGAAGAGTACAGAAACAACGCAAACTTTTTATTTGATCATCTTCAAAAAAAAATACCATCATGGCAATCAATCTGCAAAAAGGAGAAAGAGCCAATATCGAATTACCAAAATTCACTATTGGCTTAG
- a CDS encoding TerY-C metal binding domain-containing protein, with the protein MRRLPIYFLIDVSESMVGEQIQFVEEGLAAIIKELKSDPYALETAWVSIIVFAGQAKTIVPLQEVISFYPPKFPIGAGTSLSNGLGHLMYEMRKNTIHTTATQKGDWKPIVFLFTDGTPTDDTSAAVREWKQNWQNKSNLIAISFGDENNLSALKELTETVLLFKNATPQSYKEFFRWVTASIKSSSVSVSNNGSGIELAKLSDGVIEKVDVDKLPPVKPGVIDTNYAIFAAKCQNTGKPYLIKYKKGLRPVNISGLDMQSMGYRLNGAFPVDNMYFELSAEGGVLNSKVSTDELEGFPTCPCCGNQYGFSVCSCGKVHCIGQEEVSTCSWCGKQGKYGFGDGHLDINRTQG; encoded by the coding sequence ATGAGAAGGTTACCCATTTATTTCCTGATAGACGTTTCTGAGTCTATGGTAGGAGAACAAATTCAGTTTGTTGAGGAAGGACTTGCAGCCATCATAAAAGAGTTGAAATCTGACCCATATGCACTGGAAACTGCATGGGTATCTATCATCGTGTTTGCCGGTCAGGCAAAAACAATAGTACCATTGCAGGAAGTGATCAGCTTCTATCCGCCTAAGTTCCCAATCGGCGCAGGTACTTCCCTCAGTAATGGCCTGGGACACCTGATGTATGAAATGCGTAAGAATACCATACACACCACCGCTACACAGAAAGGCGACTGGAAACCGATCGTATTCCTTTTCACAGACGGTACACCAACTGATGATACAAGCGCTGCTGTCCGTGAATGGAAGCAGAACTGGCAAAACAAATCAAACCTGATTGCAATCTCCTTCGGAGATGAAAATAATCTGAGTGCCCTGAAGGAACTCACAGAGACGGTATTGTTATTTAAAAACGCAACGCCACAGTCCTACAAAGAATTCTTCAGATGGGTGACTGCATCCATTAAATCCAGCAGTGTGAGCGTCAGCAACAACGGTTCTGGTATAGAGCTAGCCAAGCTGAGCGACGGTGTGATTGAAAAGGTGGATGTGGATAAGCTGCCACCTGTAAAGCCTGGAGTCATAGATACCAATTACGCCATCTTTGCCGCCAAGTGCCAGAACACCGGCAAACCTTATCTGATCAAGTATAAGAAAGGGTTGCGTCCTGTAAATATCAGCGGGCTCGATATGCAGTCTATGGGATACCGCCTCAACGGTGCATTTCCTGTAGATAATATGTATTTTGAATTGTCTGCCGAAGGCGGTGTGCTCAACAGCAAGGTGAGCACTGATGAACTGGAAGGATTTCCTACCTGTCCGTGCTGCGGTAACCAGTACGGTTTCAGTGTCTGTTCCTGCGGAAAGGTACATTGCATAGGACAGGAGGAGGTAAGTACCTGCTCCTGGTGTGGTAAACAAGGCAAATACGGCTTTGGTGACGGGCACCTGGATATTAACAGAACTCAGGGATAA
- a CDS encoding YggT family protein: MFLLYLIVNILIVGLFLYSKLLPYEERLTGTYKQAFSFFKSIFKPVLSLFSGIKPFQVGTGLSVDMTQIILLIILLILNYFCR, encoded by the coding sequence ATGTTTTTATTATATCTGATCGTTAATATCCTGATAGTAGGACTCTTTTTATATTCCAAACTGCTGCCTTATGAGGAGCGCTTAACCGGCACCTATAAGCAGGCATTCAGTTTTTTCAAAAGTATCTTCAAACCCGTACTGAGCTTATTCAGTGGTATCAAGCCGTTTCAGGTAGGTACAGGATTGTCTGTGGATATGACACAGATCATCTTACTGATCATCCTGCTCATACTTAATTATTTTTGTCGATGA
- a CDS encoding TerD family protein, whose amino-acid sequence MAINLQKGERANIELPKFTIGLGWDINESHTGGECDLDASVFLLGENRKIISDPYFVFYNNLESPDGAVKHSGDNRTGAGDGDDETIHVDLSVINPAVKEICVVVTIHEAAARKQNFGQIRNSFIRIYDAAKNVELVKYELGEDFSIETSVEFGRIYKRENQWRFEAVGIGQSGGLEQFLSKYA is encoded by the coding sequence ATGGCAATCAATCTGCAAAAAGGAGAAAGAGCCAATATCGAATTACCAAAATTCACTATTGGCTTAGGATGGGATATCAATGAATCACATACAGGCGGAGAATGTGACCTGGATGCTTCTGTATTTCTCTTAGGTGAAAACAGGAAGATCATATCAGATCCGTATTTCGTGTTTTATAACAACCTGGAATCTCCTGATGGCGCTGTAAAACATTCCGGCGACAACCGTACTGGCGCCGGTGATGGCGATGATGAAACCATCCATGTAGACCTCTCTGTTATTAACCCTGCTGTAAAAGAAATCTGTGTGGTTGTTACCATTCATGAAGCAGCTGCGCGTAAACAGAATTTTGGTCAGATCCGCAATTCATTTATCCGCATTTATGATGCTGCGAAAAATGTAGAGCTGGTGAAATATGAACTGGGAGAAGATTTCTCTATCGAGACTTCAGTTGAATTCGGCCGTATCTACAAACGCGAAAACCAATGGCGTTTTGAAGCGGTAGGTATTGGACAGAGCGGCGGACTGGAACAGTTCCTTTCAAAATACGCTTAA